The genomic interval tttcatagttttattttatatacttAAATGACTAATTTATTaagtaattaatataattacttAGTGTTTATGTAATAATTTGAGTAAtcactaaaaaaattatctaagtatttaattaattaaaaaggttaattaattaattatttaatggtGTTAATTATGACTTTATGTAAATAATTATGTCATTAATATACTACAAAGTAATTAAGTTacatttatcaaaattaattaataatcttaattattaatttgtattattaaattaaaaattttgattacatttcatagttttaatttatataattacattcataatttataaaatatttttcttgtagtacacttcttcttcttcttttttaaataaaaatttcaattatcaaaaagattgaaaaataaaCCATGACTTCTctaatgaagaaaagaagaaaggaaaaaaagaagactaaaaaaattgaagagaagAATTAAATATAAAGAGGGATAAGGCATAAGTTTCAAAAGCATTCGATATTAACAATatacaatataatttttgtacaACTTTGTAAGTGTGTATTtctattaattcttttaatgTAAAAAGATTGTAGTCATATGATATGAGAACTTACAATGGCAGTCGGCTACTCTATTTTTGGTTTGCATTTGAAAAAAAACTGTTGCCTTCTTCATAATAGAAAAAGGTCAAAAAGACTGTTGTTGAATAATTGTTTGTCCAAATGCTGAAGAAACAAAGTCTAAACTGTTACGGGACGTAATCGACTCTTTATAAATGTATGTGAAGACATATGAATCTTCAAATGCCAGAGAGATTTGAACTGGGTGCaatatttcttctttattttttgtcattttctcttttccttgtaTATATTCGATACATTTCTATTTTTGtggcaattatattataaGAAATGctcaataatatattataattaaattttaattttaaaagacattaatttttttaaataaataagtcCAGTAAAATTAAGACtcaagtctaaatttttaaattgttgaTTGAATTTTTCCCAACTTGACACATAAATACTTTTAAAACTGAACAGatataatctttttactttttaagttgataaaaatatctagACACTTTTGGATTTCGAGCAGCATAGCATTGTCCTGGTTTACCTGATTTactcaaagaaaattttcatgtaATCTTTACTTCAATCTTGGAAGTCCTCTTTTACACAAACAAGTTCACTTCCCTTTAAGGAGTTTCTAACTACTCGTATATCAATAAATGGGGTTTGCATAAAGAGATGTAATCTTTGTTAGAACTCAGAAAAGCTAGCTATCTTGagatcaaaattaattacaaaatgaATCTGCCAAccataatgaaaagaaacagATTCCTATCATTTTCTGCCTCTAAGCTAAGCGAAATTGGATGAATTGGTCCATCTTGTGATCTGTTAAGGTCAAAGTAGAACCCCACATGGGCCAATCTACAATAATATGAAGAAGAATCAAGAGTGAGAGTGGGTCAGTGGAGGTGATGGAAACTTGGATTATGGGATAGCACGGTTTAGCCACATGAGAGGTGATGCACTATTTTTATGCCCACCACCGACATTGACATTTTCTTCTCCTGAATTGACTGACTCTTCAAGACGCTCTCAAATCTTGTCTTCATGCACCCCACTTTCACCACCATACTTTCaccttcaaatttttaattataattacatacaaatttattaatttttaaaataaataatttattcaaaaaatataaatatcattaacaatagatataaaaaaaatattaaaatatcatttttttattaatttaaaaaattattaacagTGGAGAGTATTGACCCGTactctctttgtttttttattaaattaataaaaattatataataataatttttaaaattaataaaaaataaaattatttttttaatatttttacgTTATCaaactaacaaaaatattaataactGACTAATGGTTAGACTTGTTTATCTAACagaagatatttttttaaaatagaacgttcatttcgaaaactaataAATTCGTTTGAAATTTcgattgaaattttaaaagatgaggtattttactcaaaaaatttatgctttttgtttttgttttaatttgatattggGTTTTTGGGTTTAGGAAGGGATATTTTGTGAAAAATGTGAGATGGTTGATGATGTGTGtcacataaaaattaaaatgattttgattttaaatgaatgaaaTGATGCAACtgttttataaatttcttttaatgctTCTCTCaagaattgaaaataaaattatatacttaattaatataaatgttATACAATGAATGATTAAGTACGTTAATTTAATGGAACCAGCTAAAGATAATTCCAGGTTGTTGTCGGTTGTGTACTGGGCCCTGGTCTGTGCTAAATGGATGTGGATCCTGCAAAagatttttgtcttaatttatttattccttTATTAATTGTCATTTAAAATATTGCTGGTGCATGTCCCAATATTAGCATCACTAACTACTCTTCCATGCCCGTCGGTCTTTCATGCCCCAaacatttttatcaaaaagaaGCAATCAGTTTGTATAATCTTACTATTTCTTTcctcaattttttaattctaataaaGTTAGTTAGAATTAGAGATGGCATTGTGTATTATTTTGCTTGGTATTGGACTCTATCCTACTCCCATCAATTAGTTGAATAATTTGAGTACCAAGTAGGCTCaacaattttaataagtttctaaatttgattgtaaattataaatttaatttcaattttaatattttttatttttctactatttaaattcaaaattaatggctaaaaattcataaactattttactttactttcttGACTTTTGTTACTTGATTTGATTgtaattgataaaatataaaaaagtaatataatgttacattatattaattttttttctcatcaaaCATTATAAGGTAACTTTACCCTTCACATTATACATTATTTCCCAGGTACGAAATATCCCTCGGGAGTTAAGCATCAAGAATTGTGTTTGCCCTTCCCGTGCCAGTGAAACGACATGCTTTGGAACACGTTTTAGATCTAATAATAGCAAATTGAAAATGGACATAAACCCACAAAGACATGTCTTGTAAATCAAATTGCAGCACCGACATTCAAATATTGCATGCGACCCAAAGGCCAAACGCAACAACACATTCATAAACTAAGCATGGATCGAATTGCAAATGAAGAATGGCTTTTTGAAGCTGCCCCAGTGGCAAAAGCTACATCTTTATGACACTTGGATAAAAAGCATGCAatcttgaaaagaattttaaagtttatGTATAATCACAATTAACAAATGGTTTAGGGGCAAAGGGTACATGACAtgtttaaaactttaaaagatgaaaaagattCTATTGGTCCACCCTTATACACACATGACATCAAATTATTATGACATCCTTAATCAACATTATATCTTTATTACTACTATTATATTAAACCAAGTAGCATTTTTAAAAAGTGAGATGTTGGACTTAATTAGTCCAATGCTTGAAACTATTCATACTTGCTTTACATCTAGCTAATCCAATGACAATTAGACGGTGGGAGATCCCACCGACACAATTATAACCCTTTTTTTATACTCAACTGTGATTAACAAAACCCATTATCACTATGGAAAACAGAACAATTTTCCTTATGCTTTGAAATTGTGATGGCATGGCACGGAGGAATTTCTTGGATCAACCAATTTTTGGGCTTGGCAAACAGCACTTGCTCATTCTCGGATGACCCAATTTATTATGCTTGTATTTACATAATGGACTTGCTACATAGAGTTggaaatagaaaattaaattgttttatcgGTATATCCTTAACTTAAGATAAAAAAgagtttatttaaaatatgatgaaTAATCTTGTAAATATGTAATACTTGGActcacattttctctctaACCTTTCTCAATTTGGAATAATTAGATTTTATGGATAATATACAAAATGATaatctctaatttttttttcctctctggTTAAGcacctagaaaaataatttccttCCTATTTTTTCCACCCCACCCCTCCCATCATTTTggattgtttttcttcttcctcttctcctCGTCCCTTATTAGTTCTATGAACTTTCCTTCTAATGGTAAACATGCTTAGCTATGATAGTCAGGGCTTACACGAAGAAGTTCAATCATTGTGCAAAGCTTGCTACAAGGGCTACAAAGCGTTAAGATTCGAAGTTCACGTGCGCAATGCCCAATGGTTTGATTCGTTATAATAGTCTCAATTTACTTTGCTAATGAAGTGACACCATGCACACTTCTTGTCCTTCCTCAGTGTCACAAATACAAGAGTTATACTAGATGGTTTAGTTTTAAAGGCATAGGTACGTTGCTACTATGTCTTTGCCAGATCACATCACCTAATACTCTTTGAATACGCAAGAGGGAAGGCAAtccaaacaaaagaaatcttACCCTCTACTTGCACTTTTTCCTACATTCCTCTCCTTCCCCTCTTTGTTTCTCTTGAATTCCTTAATTTAAGCTCAGTccaattttacattaaaacaTCACACAATATGAACAGAACGATAAGTTTTCTATCAAATGAACAAAATAATAGAAACATTGTAGGATGATAGTTCAGCACCAAAACAAAGACTATATAACAAGCATTTTTCTGCAGAGGAAGTACCTACTCCTTTAACCAACTACAACTAATACTGAGGTTGCTTTATCAACAGCATTCAAAATCCAGCAAATCAACTTGCCTTCCACTATCCCAAACTTCCCATAGACATTATTATGCTCACTACATGTATGATCTATAGGTGCAGAATAACATCCAAAATGCAGGAAGACTCATTGAAATAAACAGAACTTTTCAAGATGCCTCCACAGAGGACAACAGACTGTCTAGAAATTTGCATCATCCACAGCGGAAGAAATCTAGGATATACAGGGCTGTGTGAACGCGACCacgaacaaagagaaaagagatgGGTAGGCCCATTTTACTTATTTCGagggggaaaaagaaagacaggGGAAGGAGAAAGGGGATAGTGAGGAAGATGGAGATGGTCAATTTAACAGATGGACAGAGGGCCAGAGTTCTCAAGTAGTATTGACTTACCTGCAGTAAAATAACTTAAGGCACAAATGTTTGGTTGATGTTGCAAACAACATAAACAACGATAATACTTCTGATGGGGAgaattcataaataaaaaatatgccCTAATGATCTTAAGCAAGAAGAGGTCCCAATGACAACTGCAGTAAGAATTGGTATCAACAACAGTAAGTAAAAGCTAAGCTATGTGattaaatattaagaaaatacCATGATTGCAGGACCATAAGATAAATTGGCAAAAACAGGTATTTATGAAGTGCCACTTGATATTTCCCATCACCAATACCACATCCTTGATCAACTCTGTAAATTATAATCCTCTCCACTGTAACAGACTTGAAACTGTACTAGTTAAATCTGTAATTTTCTAAAACCAGATGGGCAAAtgaaaaaagatttatttgaaaaaataaaccaGCTGGCAACTGTGGTTATAAGATGAAACTTAACCACACTGGCAAGGTTTATTCGGAAAAATTCCATGGATCATGCCCAAGCCTATTATGATACAACAACTCAACATTCCCTGTTCCCTTATCCTCAATCACAACTCTATCAAGTAAAATAGTATTTCCTCTGGAACAGACTTCCAACCATGGTATTGACTATCAAATCTCAGACACTAATGCATCTATTTTTACAATCAGATGGTAAAGGAGAAAATGTTTTAGCCTAAAAGATGAATCTTGAACAAATGAAAAGATCCATTGGCAAAGATGAGACTGCAGTTCAAGGTGTCGTAGCTTTTTCTTACTGAAAAAATGGTGTCAAGATGATAAGCATtttggaaaggaaaaaaaaaactggcAAGAAAAGATTGTATTCAAGAAATAGTAGTTGACTAATAACATTCCGGCTCTCATATTCTTAATCACAACTTTATCAAATAATATCATACAGTCCTTCTGCAACTAAATTGCAATCATGATACTAACTATTAAATGCTCAACACTGATGCATAGGCcttcatataaaacaacacTAACATGAATCAttcttttttcccttctttctGACATAAACTTCATTCATAAAAACCACAGAAAAAACAATTTACATACTATCTCAATCTGCCAAACAGAAACATCTTAACATACGCCATCGCACAGTAGCAAGTTACCAACTCATAACTCCTTTCTTTCCTATACTATCCTTCTGTGGAGGTTACCATCCTCAATCTCTCATGGAGTTCACACAATCGTTTTCTCCACATGCTAACACTAGTCGAATGTGGATTATTCATGCTCTAAAAACCTCCTTATGCGCTGATATTTTCCTAGAACCTACCAAAAGAACTACTAacaaaaacactaaaataacTACATATTTTTCTAAGCTACTCCATAAAAGGATACTCATAAGGGCATTGGCATATTAATACAAGGCCAATTACCCTCaatccattttcaaattcttctgaACATAAAACAATTGGTTAAGCAAACTAAACTAAAATCCCATTAAAAACTCAATAAGTAAATATTAGATTGTGATCCCAAATAAGCCAATGActttatcatcatcatcgaaAGCATAAATCCAATTCAAAACCCATAAACTTTAACAACTacaaattctttttatttgaactaCACATTTTATCAACAACACAGAATCCAAAAAGTTCCCACAGATCCGTACCCAACAGACCCAGATGAAGTTTGGCCCCCAAAATCTCAGtcagaagaagaagacgaCTCGGCGGCGAGTTTTTCGAGGGCTTTTTGGTGGGCCCAGGTCTCGATAGTAAGATCGGGTTTGGCGTTGAGGCCCACGCCAAGGATGACGATGGTAAGGAAGCTCGTGATGTAGCAAGGTAACTCCCAATCTTCCCATTTGCGGGATTGGCCTGGAGGTGGTGGTGTCCTGTTGAAGAGGTAACCATTGGGTCGCTCCTGGTGGCCCGGCGTCGTCCAGCGGCTTGGACCAGCGTGGCTCGAGAAGGACCGGGATAAGAGGCGTTGGCGGAGCATGGTGGTCAATGCCATCGTAGTGATGGCTGAAGCCTGAAGGGTGAGGATGAGGGTATTTGGAGACTCGAAAGTGTTAGGGGGGCTTGTTTGGCCAGTAGAAGAACTTCATCACACAGTGGAATTGGTCTTGCACGACGTCGTTTGGTTTGGGCCTTTTTCTCGTTCCACGACAACGTTCTCTGGTGGCAATTGGGCTTGTTTGGTCGGGTTTCAGGTAGTTTTCAAATTTGGGCCTATTCCAGTTGCAAGTTACTTGTCCTTGCCTCCTCGGTTCATTAACCTTTAAAAAACGAATTTAAATTGAATCAAGTGCATACCCCATTTTTTGTAATAATTAATACTTAATTGTCAAGTGTATTGCATTTGCAcatgacttttttttaaataataattatatatataattaaaaaaaatattttaaagcgtaaaatattaatttataaattattcaatactagtagcattaataaaaaaatttttactaaaattcattcaacacaattaaaattcttatttcaaattggataaatcttattagtatttataaaggaaagttattcaatgcaattaacataatttttatatgCTTACAAATTCGATAAATTTtactaatattaataataaaaaatatttagtaaCTTAGAAATATTATGAATAAGCATGACCATTTCCATCAATCAAAATGATTTTCGACATCCGTATTTTGATACCATGTATTATATTATAACATAAATATAGATTCATGACCAAATAACTCTTTTAACATGCGGgtgatataagaaattaaaatgaagCAAACTAAGCAATTAATACACCCAGAAACAAACTAACAATTGTTACTCTAGTTTACtttcttttagttttaattgttctttaaattatttatggatctcatcatttattgctaaattttaatagataattcattgatttttatataaaaaagatacATTCTAGATCTGAAATTTATTAACTTTTAGCGTTTtgcataaaaatataataaagatCGATTATCATGATCTATAAAGTTAATTATCACCCTACTTATTTATATAAGTATAATAATCAAATCGATATGAATTATTTGTTAGattacaaatttattttgataaaaagtttttatatttattgttattttt from Theobroma cacao cultivar B97-61/B2 chromosome 5, Criollo_cocoa_genome_V2, whole genome shotgun sequence carries:
- the LOC108662054 gene encoding uncharacterized protein LOC108662054, with translation MALTTMLRQRLLSRSFSSHAGPSRWTTPGHQERPNGYLFNRTPPPPGQSRKWEDWELPCYITSFLTIVILGVGLNAKPDLTIETWAHQKALEKLAAESSSSSD